Part of the Rhizobium sp. WYJ-E13 genome is shown below.
CTATTGCATAAGCGCGAACCGTATCGCGCAATGCGTCAGCATCCCAATGGCTGCGCCCCAGCAGCGATTGCATCCGATAAGGGCGCTCCAGTCCTGCCTGTTCCGCCATCAGCCAGCCAGTCTTGCGCTCTACTCCCGACAACAACCCATCCAGAAAGGCACCGCACGATGCGCGCAATTCTCGGCGACCAAAGACCGAGCCCAACCGCACCTTCAAGGCATCGAGCTCACGATGCCACGCCAGAACCGACCCGGACCAACCCGCAACCGACATTGAACTTCCCTCCCGCCAAATGCGGGAAGTGAATCATGACTTCCGGTAAACCGCAACTGTAGTACTAGAGCGCCGTGCGTCCATTCGGACGCGCTAAGGACGCTCTAACTCTTTGAATTTACGCTTCGGATCGTTGGCAAGTTCGATCGGCTTGCCATGCGGTGTCGCCTCTGCCGCGCGCTGCCAGCTCTTCTGCAGGTCGAGGATTACGGCGGCATCCGCCACGCCGTGGCTGACGAGCAGATCGGAAAGTGCCGCCACCCAGCAGTCGAAATAATCGCTGCCATCGTCCGCCCGTCCAGGCTTGTGCAATTCCTTCGACAGGGTTTCAGCCCATTCGCTCCAGGCAAAAAGCCCCTTCGAATGCAAATGCACGGTCATGGCGAAAGCTTCGGCCGCCCAGGGCTCGGGAAAGACAGGATCACCCTGCGGTGACTTCGGCAGGCCGGGCAATTGCGCCAGTTCGGACGGCACCTCACACGTGCTCAAGATAGCTCTCCCATGCATCGACTGACACCGTCAGCGACGGATCGGCACCCTCGCCCCAGATCTCGGCTCCGTCGAAGACCACGGTATAGAGCCATTGCGGGTTCTCGCCCTTGCCATGGGCATTGTCATCGGGAAAGACGAAAGAGCCCTGCACCGCCTCGACGACACCCATCTTGGCGCGCGCGTAACGCGGCAGCCGCGTATGGGTCGTGGGATTGAAATTCTTCGTCTTCACTCGCTCGCCGACGACGAAGAGCGGCGCACTCTCCACCGGCCGGTCGCATGGCGCTCCCTTGGCGAGCACGCCGGCCACCATATCGGCCTTCAGCACCCGTTTCGGAACCGCGCCATCCTGCAGTTTGTGGCCGGACAGCAGCTCCTCACGGCTCGCAAAACCGTGGCGTTCCAGCAGCATGTCGATGCCGCGGATCCAGACCTCGTAGTAGCTCGCCGCAAGATAGTCGGCCGGCGGAATGCTCTCGCGCGCATGCCGGCTCTCGTCGATCGTCCAGGCGCCGAAGGCGCCGCAGGACAATGTGATACCAAGCGCCCGCTTCTCCCATTCGGCATGGAAATAGGGCTCGTTCACTTCGGGCGAGACCGGCCCGAAGCCCATCTGCCCGCCGAGATCGTGTGGGCCGTTCATGGGGTGACCTCCGGCCTGCCAGCTATCGCCGTTCCGATCATCGCATCGCGGCTGACGAGATCGGCAAGCGCCTCCTCGTCCAGACCCTCGGTGCCCTCCGGCCGCTCGGGAATGACGAGGTAGCGCAGTTCCGCCGTCGAATCCCAGACGCGGACCTTCTTGCTCTCAGGCAGCGTCACCCCGAATTCTGCCAGCACCCCGCGCGGATCGATGACGGCACGCGAGCGATAGGCCGGCGCCTTGTACCAGACCGGCGGCAGGCCGAGCACCGACCACGGGTAGCACGAGCAGAGCGTGCAGACGACGAGATTGTGCGTGTCAGCCGTATTGAAGACGGCACGCATATGCTCGCCCTGCCGGCCAGTATAGCCGAGGCTCGCAATGGCCCCCGTCGCGTCCCGCTTCAGCCATTCGGCAAAGTCGGGATCGCTCCAGGCTTTTGCAACGACACGCGCGCCATTCCGCGGCCCGACCTTCGTCTCATAAGTCTCGACAATCGCGTCGATTGCCGCCGGATCG
Proteins encoded:
- a CDS encoding nitrile hydratase accessory protein → MSTCEVPSELAQLPGLPKSPQGDPVFPEPWAAEAFAMTVHLHSKGLFAWSEWAETLSKELHKPGRADDGSDYFDCWVAALSDLLVSHGVADAAVILDLQKSWQRAAEATPHGKPIELANDPKRKFKELERP
- the nthB gene encoding nitrile hydratase subunit beta, which codes for MNGPHDLGGQMGFGPVSPEVNEPYFHAEWEKRALGITLSCGAFGAWTIDESRHARESIPPADYLAASYYEVWIRGIDMLLERHGFASREELLSGHKLQDGAVPKRVLKADMVAGVLAKGAPCDRPVESAPLFVVGERVKTKNFNPTTHTRLPRYARAKMGVVEAVQGSFVFPDDNAHGKGENPQWLYTVVFDGAEIWGEGADPSLTVSVDAWESYLEHV
- the nthA gene encoding nitrile hydratase subunit alpha, coding for MHDHDHDDHHDHHHDNHYSDMQARVKALETLLTEKGLIDPAAIDAIVETYETKVGPRNGARVVAKAWSDPDFAEWLKRDATGAIASLGYTGRQGEHMRAVFNTADTHNLVVCTLCSCYPWSVLGLPPVWYKAPAYRSRAVIDPRGVLAEFGVTLPESKKVRVWDSTAELRYLVIPERPEGTEGLDEEALADLVSRDAMIGTAIAGRPEVTP